AAGGGTCTGTTGTCAGCGATTTTTTTGGTTATTACGATGGCTTTATGGGGGGTTATGTCAATGTCTTGGATGACGATTCAATTCCGGTCAAAAACGCCAAGTATCGCAACGCCGTGCGCAATTATATTTTTAGCGATGCCTATATAGAGTATGACTACAAAAATCATTTTGGTTTCAAAGGAGGGCGTTACAAGTCTAAAATGGAATACCGCAGTGGGTGGACACAGGGCTTTGAGGTCTATGGAGGGGGTAGGGATTTTCGTCTGACTTGGTTTAGCTCTTGGGGGCGCGCTTTTGCCTACGGTTCTTATATCCAAGATTGGTATGCCGCACGCCCCACTTTTTCTGGCAATTACACTAAAAACAGCAGTGGGGGTTATGATAAACACGGTTACCCCATTCTTTTAGGCACGCATGCCCTGCAACTCAACTATTCACGGCATAAATTTCAGTTGGAGGGCTTTTTTTACTTTTCCCCCAAAATTTTTAATGCTCCGGGCTTTAAAGTGGGTTGGGATAGCAACCCCAACTTCTCGGGGCGAGGTTTTCGCTCCCAAACAACCTTGCTCGCCTTTTTCCCCATTTATTATCCATGGATGATTGTCAAATCTGACGGTTCGCCTGCTTACGCCTTTGACACTCCGGCAACGCGCACAGGGCAGAGTTTAGTGATCAAGCAACGCTTCGATTTCAACGAATTTTTTATCGTGGGCACTTTCCTTAAAAATTTTCAAAATCCTAATTTTAAGATTGGGAATATGGGTAACCCTGCCGGGGTGCTCACGGGAGATAATAGTATCTATGCGGGGAACTGGAGCACTTCCATTAAAGCGGATGCGGTAACGGGTAACTTTGGTTATGGAGGGAAACATTTTAAAGACACATTTAACTGGGAAATGCAGTGGCAATGGAGTAGTTCGCCGGTTTCTCATGATGGCCGTGTTACCTTGCTTTTAGGCTATACCTTTAATAAAATCTTAAGCGCGACCGTAACTTTGGCTTATTTTGGTATACACACTAATAAGGGCTATCAAGCTGGTTTAAATGCACCCTGCAAAACTGGCTGTCAAGGCGGGTATCAAGATCGTAGCAGTCTGACTACAAGCCTGGTAGCGACATTTTAGGGATTTCCTAAAAGGACTAGCAAACTAAGAAAAAAAACACGCCTAGCATGCTATTATCACTCAAAGGTAAATGTAGGCGTTGGGTGTGCGCTAACATTCATTCCTCATCATATACAAGGAACGCGCATTGAAAAAAATTACCTTGCTTTCTAAGAGCTTACTAGCAGTGTTAGGAGTGTTGAGCGAAGCAGAAGCCTTAGATTGGCGCAATTTGGAATCCTTTGCTAAGTTTAAAGCAGGGGCCGAGTCCTTTGCCAAAGTGGGCTTTAATAACAAACCTATCAACACGAAAAAAGGGCTTTATCCTACAGAAACCTTTATGACTGTGGTGGCGTATTTGCAACTGGATTTCCCGGAATTACTCTCCAAAAGCGCCACAGCAGCCGGACACCATCTTTCAGGGAGTTTAGGGGGTATGGGCGGGGGCCTAATTTATGATGGCACAAAGCACTTGAAAGACCAAGCTACGGGTTTGCCCTATGGCAGCATGGCTTGGAACTATTTTGGTTATTGGGGGGGGTTAGTCGGGCAAAAGCCATGGGCAAAGTGTTGGTATGGGCTAGGTGGGGGCTCAAAAGCAGACTATGCGGGAATGAGCGCACAGGAACTCCAAACGCTATCAGACTATTCAACAACAAACCCTCCTCCCAAAGGCACCATGAGTGCTCAAGCAGCCTCTAATTGTGTGCAAGGCTATGCCGACAACACGAGAGATTATGTAATTTACAACGCCTATATCGATTACTCCTATAAAGATATTTTTCGCTTTAGAGGGGGGCGTTACGAATCTCCGGCGGACTACATGAGTGGTTACACGCAGGGGTTGGACATGACCTTAAAGCTAGGGCATTTCAAACTTTGGTGGTTTAGTTCCTTTGGTCGTGGTTTTGCTTATAACGAATGGTTGTATAACTTTTATTCGCCAAAAACTTATGTCTTGGCTAATGGTAAAAAAATCAACCCCGGGGTGCACGCCTTTTATGTTACATGGGAATATAAGGGCTTTAGTATTGTGCCTTTCTTCTATTTTTCACCCAATAATGAATACGATCCTAACTTCACTTTCCTATATGACAGCAACCCAAATTTTAAAGGGGTGGGCTGGCGTTCCCAAACAGATATTACCGTGCTCAATCCCTTTTATGCCAAGCGTTTTTGGGACACCTATCAATTTGGCATGCTCTCCAAGAAAAACGCGCATAGCTTGATGATCAAACAACGCTTTGACTTCAATAACTACAACTTTGGGGGCGGGATTTATAAGAGTTTTGGCAACGCTAACTGGATGATTGGCTACCACGGGAACCGCTTAGGCTTTGACTTTTGGACCAATAGCGTTTATGCCAACACCATTAACTCCCTCTCTTACATGATGGATGGGGACGCTTTTACAGGATTTCTTTTTGGAGGGGGTGTGCATGACAGATTTTTGTGGGGTTGTTTGGGGCGACTCACCTATGGGCCACGCGCTAATGAACAAGTTTTTTCTGTGAACTTGGGTTACCAATTCTCCAAACATTTTTATGCCGATATTAAAGTGGAATACTACAATGTGGACATGCACCATGGGTATAAAATAGGCTGGAATGGTCCTTACTTGCCACTTCAATCCGCCACCCAACAAGACAGAAGCCATATTTTTACCGAAATTAAAGTAAGTCTATAGAAGTTTGAATGCTCAAGCGCATTTGCAGGCTGGTTTTTACCGGTAGCGTGTCGTTGTGGGGGTTTGATTATCACTTAAGCGGGGTTGCTGAATCGGTGTCTAAGATCGGTTTTAATCATTCCCCCATCAATTCTTCTAAGGGGATTTACCCTACTGAGAGTTTTGTAACAATCACTATCAAAGCCCAAGTAGATGCCACTTTATGGCAACATCAAGCGCATAAAATCAAAAGTGGACTAGGGGGAGGATTGGGGGGCATTACTTACGATTCAACCCGTTATTTGATCGATCAAAGCACGGGAGAAGTCTATGGTTCTAAAGTATTTTATTACATGGGTCGTTGGTGGGGCTTCTTGGGCAATGCTCCTTGGAAGAGTTCGGCCGTAGAATCTGATCGGCACGCGCGCCCCTATGTGCTTTATAATGCGTATTTGCGTTATGATTATGGAAAGTCCTTTACTCTCATTGCTGGAAGGTATCCAGCTAAAACGACCTTTATGAGCGGGTATACAGAGGGTTTTGAGGTTTCCTATCGTTTTTTAAAGCATTTTCAAGCAAGATGGTTTAGTTCTTTTGGAAGAGCGTTAGCCGTAGGGGAATTTATTAGGGATTGGTATGCCCCCATCACCACCACTAAGAACGGGCAGGCGATTAATTTAGGCGTCCATGCAATCGGCATAGACTACCACACCGATCACTTTGCCTTTTCCCCTCTGCTCTATTTTTCCCCAAATACTTACATCACTCCGGGTTTTAAGTTTCACTATAATAGTAACCCTAAATTTAAGGGGGTGGGTTTTAAATCTTTAACGCAAGTTGTGGTGATCTTCCCTACCTACAGCCCTCATCTTTATGATACCTACTACAGAGGCACGCGTTTAGGTTCATGGGGGGCAAGTATTTATGCCCAACAGCGTTTTGATTACAACGAATTTAACTTTGGGGGCGGGTATTATCAAAATGTTGGCAATGCCAATGCAAAGATTGGCTGGTATGGTGCGCCCATTGGGATTGATTACCGGGACAACAGCGTTTATGGAGGCTTGATAGACAATATGGTTTCGCCCAACGCAGTTACCGGGTTTATTTTTGGGGGTGGGGTGTATAAGAAACTTTATTGGGGTTTGTTAGGAAAACTCACTTTTTCACCCCGAGCCAATGAGCAAACCGCTTCGCTCAATATCGGCTTTAGATGGAGTCGCTTTGTTACAAGTGATGTGCGTCTTGTTTACCATGAAGTGAGCACACATAGAGGTTATCTAGTGGGGAGCAATGCCTACAACCCTAATTTCGCCCCCACTCTTCAAAACCGCAGTTTTCTAATGACCTCTCTTAAGGCCCAATTTTAGGTATCTTTTGGTAACATTCATGAAACTTCAAATCTCTTTGTCTAACTTGTTTATCCGCCTAAAAGGTCTTTTCACTAGGGAATATTTTAGAATGAGAACATCCATTTGAGGAGTTTAGTAATGTATAGGCGTTTCTTAGGTCTTTGGATACTGAGCTGTCTTTTTCTAAAAGCTTTTGACTATAGTTTTTCAGGTCGCTTGGATACTTTCTCTAAAATTGGTTTCAACCATTCGCCCATTAATACTAAGAAAGGCATTTATCCCACAGAGAGTTTTGTAGATGTAGCAGGTTTTGCCCAAATTAAATTAGGTCTATTGCCCAAACACACCACAGATCACAAGCTAAGTTTTAGTTTGGGAGGCGAGATAGCGGGGGTTCCCTACGACTCTACGAAATATTTGAAAGATCAGAATGGTCAACTCATTGGTTCGGATGTCTATAACTTCATCGGGGGTTGGCATGGTTACTTTTTTAACAAGTATTTTGGTCCTGATTATGCTGGGCATGCACAATCTGGCGCATGGAATGCCCGCCCTTATATTTTGGACACGGCTTATATCGATTACGATTATAAGAATATCTTTGGGTTCAAGTTAGGGCGTTATGAGGCCAATATCAACTTTATGAGTGGGTCTAATCAGGGTTGGGAGCTTTACTACCGACCTATAAAAAATCTTAGATTGTGGTGGTGGAGCTCTTTTGGGCGGGGCTTGGCGTTTAACTCTTGGATTTACCAATTCTATGCCGTTGTGCCCTATCTCAAGCCCGGAGGCACTCGTGCTAATGACAACTCATGGATTAACTACGGCTGGCATGGGATCACTGCCACTTACGACTATAAGAATTTAAGTGCAGAGTTCTACTACTACTTTGCCCCTAAAACCTATAACGCTCCGGGTTTCAAATTCACTTATGACACCAATAAAAATTTTCAGCAAGTGGGCTTTCGCTCCCAAACTTTGCTGATGGTAACCGTGCCCATTTATTATTCAGGCTGGTATAACCCTAAAACAGGGCTTTACAGCATTTGGGACAACCCCCAGCACGGCGCGCCCACCGGCAAATACGGCGTAACTTTAAATATCCGCCAAATTTTCCGTTGGAATAAATTTACTTACATTTTGGGACTTTATAATACCTTTGGCAACTCTGATGCTCTATTGGGTAGCCACACCATGCCTATGGGAAATAACACTTCCTATGTGAATAATATTTATGGGATTGTAGCTTATGACTTTTGGGACAATATCGGCTATGATGGTCTAGCTGATGCGCTCAGTAATGCCAACACCACAACCATCTATGGCTCAGTGGGCAGTGTGTATAAAAAGTTTGCTTGGCATATCTTTGGGCGGGTGAGCAATGCCAATAAAGACGCGCAAGGGCACCGGGGGCGTAGCAATGAATATTCAGCTGCGATCAGCTTTGACTACGCTTTCACGCCATCCATTCTTGCCCATATCAAGTTTGAGTATTACGGCGTGCAAATCCATCAGGGGTATAAAGTGGGCTATTTTGGACTTCCAAAATTTAATCAGCCCGGCTATAACGCCAACTACCAAGATCGCAGCCACATGATGACCAATCTCACCCTGAAATTTTAAAAATTTTGATATGATAAAATACCTACAGATAACACTCTTAGCCACTTGTAGGAAATGAAAAACTAAGCCTTTTTTTAAGAAAAAAAATACTAAAATCGATACACTAGATTGGGTGTCAAATCCCCCATTTATTGCATGATAAAAGGAGAATTTTTTAGTATGGAGAAATCAAAGAAGAGTTACACGCGGAGTTCCAGGATGGGACTTGGCAGGCTCATTCCTGCCCTTTTTGCCTCCTCATCTTTGGGGCTGTGCGCTTTAGACGCAATAACCTATGAAGTGCATGGCGACTTGATCAACTTCTCTAAGGTGGGTTTTAATAATAATCCCATCAACCCGGTCAAGGGGCTTTACCCTACCGGAACCTTTGTAGAGCTCACCGGTAAATTAGAAAGCACCATGCATTTGGGCAAGGGTTGGAGTGTGAGCATTGGGGGCGCACTAGGAGGCATGCCCTATGATGGCACCCGTTACGATCGCTATTCTAAAAATCTTATACAGGATGCAGCAAGCACTAAAATAACACAGGGGCAGTATGCAGGAAAGACATATTTGGAGGTGTGGGAGCAGCAAAAAAACTCCTGTGGTGGTAAATGGGGTTGTGGCTCTATTTTAGATGGTGGAAAATATGCCAATACGGGAGTTCCTGGAGGCATTGCTGATCCTAGGGGGATAGGTTATATGTTTATGGGTGAGTGGAATGGCTTGTTTCCTAACTACTACCCCGCTTACGCTTACTCCCCCGGACAATCACGGCCCTATGAAGTTTACAAGGCCAATATTCAGTATAAAAGCGACAAAGTGTGGATGATCTTAGGGCGTTATGACACCACACAAGTTGAAGACATCGACTGGTTCTACCAACTCACGCAGGGTTTTTATGGGCTCTTTAAGCTACACTCTAAAGTCAAACTTCAAGTTTTCAGCTCCTGGGGCCGTGGTATTGCTGATGGGCAATGGATGTTCCCTATCTACCGCGAGAAGCCTTGGGGTGAGCATAAGATCGGCTTGATCTACCAAGTCAATAAGCATTTCTCTATCCACCCCCATGTATGGTTCTCCCCACAGGTGTTCACCGCTCCTGAGGTCAAGTTTCACTACGACACCAACCCTGAATTTGCGGGGAGCGGGTTTAGATCGCAAACTACATTCTATGCCATGTATGTTTACCAGTGGAAAAATGACTATGTTCCGGGTATTGGGCATGTTGGGCGTTATGGGCTAGCGCGCTATAACACCTGGGATACTTGGGGTCTTTACAGTGGGACCTGTAATGTCGTGAATCGCGCGCAAACAGGTAGTTGTGGCTGGGACGGCTATCAAGGACCCGGGGGGGCGACCTTGCTTTTTAAACAACGCTTTGATATCAATAACCACAACACTTCTTTTGGGATTTATCTCAATATCGGTAACCCTAACCCCAACATCGGAACCTATGGTAACCCAGTGGCGATCGATGGTGTGGAACAATGGACTGGAAGTATCTATGGTCTAGGGTTTGCGAGTATCAACAACATCACCGCCGCTGACGCTGTTACAGTGTATTGGAAAGGCGGGGGTGTTTATGGTAACTTTGATTGGGAGCTAGCCGAACGCTTTACCCACGCTCCACGCACCACAGCGCAAGCTCTAGCCTTGTATTTGAATTACCAATTTGGTAAGCATGTAAAGGCAGGAATCAAGCTTGAATGGTTCTATGCTGGTATTAATGCGGGTTACAACCCCGGCGTAGGCTTCTTAAGCAGTTATGGACAACCTTTCAATATGACTACAGGTGTTTTCTCCTCTGACTCTTTTGCGCAAAACTACGCCAATGTGGGCGGTGTTGGCAAGACGGTTTGGCAAGATCGTAGCCACTTGATGACTCATATTAGTTACAGCTTCTAATAAGCCGCCCCGTGCTTAAAAACGGGGCAATTTAGCTATAATCGCCTCACTGATCCAAATCGATTAAGGGCATTCCCATCACACGCAGACTATTTTTTATTTCTTTGGGCTTTTTATGTGCTTTTCTAGGACACGCCGCAGCTTTTGACTTGAGCCTGACGGGCAAACTAAGCTCCTTTACCCAAATTGGGTTTAACAATAAAAAATACCAACCCTCTAAATTCATCTACCCCACCGGTAGCTATACTTCTTTGCTTGCAGAATTAAATGTCAGCATGGATATTTATAAAGGCTTGCGCGCGGAGGTGGGGGCGATGATGGCAGGTTTGCCCTACGACTCCACAAGCCATCAAGGTAATAATATCCAACCCGGGCAAGCCGGAGGGCCGGGAGATTATTACGAACATAGTGGGGGGATCTTCTGGGAATATATTGGCTGGTATGCCGGGCATAGTGGCCAAGATGTGCAAAAACCCCGATACGCGATGGTGCACAACGCCTATTTGAGTTACGACTACAAGGGCATTTTTGGGATCAAGGGCGGGCGTTACGAACTATCTGATTATGACTGGTTCACCTCTTTTAGTCAGGGCGTAGAAGCTTACGCCAAATACAAAGACACAAAATTCCGCATTCTGTATTCAGACGCGCGCGCCTCTGCCTCTAGCGACTGGTTTTGGCCCTATGGGCGTTACTACACCAGTGGCCAGCCTCTCATGATTGCCGAAGTGGCTTATAAAAAAAATCATTGGAAAGTTAACCCCTATTTTTATGCCATCTTTAATAGAATGTATGCCCCCGGGATCAATGTTACTTATGACACTAACCCCAATTTTAGAGATAAGGGCTTTAGATGGGTGGGGACTTTTGTAGGGCTTTTCCCCTTTTTCCCTCCCTCTGGGCGGGGCTATGACATGATCTTATTTGGGCAAGAAAAGATGGGCAAGGCCGCCCAAACTTTAATGTTCCGCTCGCGTTTTTATTACAATAAGTGGCAGTTTGGGGGGAGCATTTATAAGAATATTGGTAATGCCAATGGGGACATTGGCATTTATGGCGACCCACTCGGTTACAATATGTGGACCAACACGATTTACGATGCCGAAATTAACAACATTGTAGGCGCGGACGCGCTCAATGGCTTTTTATATTTTGGCTCACATTACCGGGGGTTTCATTGGAAAGTTTTAGGCCGACTCACAACCTCCCCGCGCGCTGATGAGCAAAGTGTCGCCCTGTTTTTAAGCTACTTTTTGAGCCGTTATAATTTAGAGTTTGATCTCAAGCTTGAGTATTACAACAATATCACCAAAAAGGGCTATTGTTTTGGCTTTGGCTTTGTTGGCACGAATCAATGCGGTTCATGGGACCCTGAAACCAATAACTGGGCCCCCCGCCTGCCCCGCAATATTGACTCCAATCGTAGCCATTTGATGTTCACTCTCACCTATGGGTTTCAACTCTTATAAAAAGCGTTGGTAGAGCAAAACCTCTACCTTATCTTTGACCTCTAAAACGCCCGGGGCAATCAATGCCAGCGCGTGGCAAGCCCCTAAAGCATCGATCGCTCCCGATCCATAACGCCCCCCCCTGTAGGGCACAAAAACCCCTTTTTCAACGCGCCCTAACACTAAATGCAGACGCTCACCCTTGAAATATAAGGGTGTGCTTAAAGGCAATTCTAATAGGGTGCTCTGCGCATTCGATCCGGCAAGCTTTTCTAACATGGGCAAAACAAGGGTTAAACAAGTGAGCATACAGCTCACGGGGTTACCGGGCATACCAAAGACAAAGGTGGGCCTAGGCGTGTTGGCAAAACTTGCTAGCATGATGGGTTTACCGGGCTTGAGATTAACCCCATGGTAGTGGATAGTCGCTCCCTTTTGTAGCAACGCGTCTTTGAAGTAATCCTTATCTCCTACGCTCACCCCCGCACTGCTCACCACAACATCATAATCTTTCCAATTTTCCATCATCTCTTGTTGGGCGTGCAAATCATCTTTAAGCTTGCCGACATGTGTGGCCTCATGCCCATAACTTTTAAGCAAAGAAACAAGCATGGGAGCGTTGCTATCATAAATTTGATGATCTTTAGCCTTTGTGCCCAAAGCGACCACTTCATCTCCACTACTAAAGATCGCAATTTTAAGAGGTTTAAAAACTCTAACATGCGTGATGCCTTGAGAGGCTAGCAGGGCAATCAACCCAGCGTGAATCCTCTGCCCAGCATGGGCAATCAGCTCATCTTTGAGAATATCCTCTCCTTGAAGACGGATATTTGCCCCTTTTTTAAACCCTTGTGCAGGGGCTTGGGCGCGCGTATGATTACAAAAATCCATTGCCTCAAAAGGCACAACTAAATCTACACCCGCAGGCACTAACGCGCCTGTCATAATCTTAGCGCACTGCCCTTTTTGGACTTCTATCCCCTCCACACTTTGCCCGGCATAAATGGTATGAGCGATCTCTAAGGGTTTGCCCAAATCCTCACATTTGAGCGCAAAGCCATCCATCGCCGAATTTGTGGCTTTGGGCAGGGGTTCTAGTGCGGCCACACTTTGGGCCAGCACTCTATTTAAGCTAGATTCTAAGGGGATTTCCTCTTGTTGGGGTGTGCCTTTGACTAAATCCAAACTCAAGGCAAGCGCCACATTAAAACTTTTAGCAGACATAGGACTCCTTTAAAATAAAGTAGAGAGGGTTTGAAAAGCTTGTAACAGCGTGTCTTTAAAGCGGTGCATCATTGAGCCCAAAATCATGATTAGTCCCATAAGCGCGATAGCAATTTTCAAAGGAAAACCGATCGCCAATAGATTAAATTGAGGGTGGGTTTTCATAATCATCCCAAAAACCACATCGCTTAACATAATGATCGCCAAAATGGGAAAAGCCATGCTAAAACCGATACTAAACAAATACGCAAAGGCTTTAACGCTAGCCTTGACTACATCCGCAGAAAAAACAAAACTCCCCAGAGGCACTTTAGCTAAACTATGTTGCACCCATAAAATAATAAAGTGGTGTATGGAGGTTTGGAGCATAATTAAAATGGCTAGGAGTAAGACCACCTGCCCTACAATCGCCTTTTGCGCGCCTGAGATGGGATCGTAGGCACTAGCCATCGTCAAACCCATAGAAAAGCTAATGGTGTCTGTAGCAAAGGCAAGGGTGCTAAAAACAAGGTGTAGGAAAAATGAGGCGCACAGTCCTAAGAGCAATTCTGAAAGCAGGGCGATCAAAAAACCCTCCGTGTTCAAATGCAGGGGCGCGTGGGGAATGGTGGGGTAAAAAACCAAAGTTAGAAAAAATCCCAACGCACCCCGCACAGAGAGGGGCACAAGGTTATTATCAAAAAAAGGAAAAAAAGCTAATACCCCAGCAATGCGCACAAAGAGAAGCCAAAACCCTGTGATATTCTGACCCTGCATCCACACTAACCAATCAAGCATGGCGTATTATAGCGCGGAATGCTAGAGTTTAACTAATCGCTTGTAGCTCTAAAAGGGCGTTTTTGGGGTCTTGGTGGTTAAAAAGATAACTCCCCACCACGAGTAAATTGGCCCCACAAGAAGCTAAAAGGGACGCATTTTGGAGATTAATACCCCCATCTACCTCAAGCACACCTTGATAGTTGGGAAAACGCTTTTTGAAAGCTTGGAGTTTATCCAATACGAGGGGTAAAAATTTTTGCCCTCCAAATCCCGGATTAACACTCATCAAGAGCACTAAATCTAAATCTTGAATGATGTAGTCCAAACCCTCTAGGGAAGTGGCTGGATTAAGACTTAAGCCTGCCTTGATTCCCAAACTCTTGATGTAATGCACGCTTCTGTGCAAATGTGGGGTATTTTCTATGTGCAGAGTGATAAAAGCAGGCTGTAAATCTTTGTAGAGATCGATAAAAAAGAGGGGATTTTCTACCATTAAATGCACATCTAAGGGCGTATTATAATATTGTTTTAAATTTTTGAGCACACATGGCCCAAAAGTGAGATTGGGCACAAAATGCCCATCCATCACATCAATATGAAAAAAATCGGCTTGTTGCAGGGGGTGTAAACTCTCTTGGAGGCGCATAAAATCCGCGCTTAGAAGACTGGGGGCGATTTGCATTAAAAACCTTGAAGGCTGGTGGATTCTGTAGGACTTGAACCTACGACCAATCGGTTATGAGCCGAGTGCTCTAACCAGCTGAGCTAAGAATCCCCTTTTTTTAGAATGCGCAGGATTATAACCAAAACCAAATTT
This portion of the Helicobacter felis ATCC 49179 genome encodes:
- the rpe gene encoding ribulose-phosphate 3-epimerase — protein: MQIAPSLLSADFMRLQESLHPLQQADFFHIDVMDGHFVPNLTFGPCVLKNLKQYYNTPLDVHLMVENPLFFIDLYKDLQPAFITLHIENTPHLHRSVHYIKSLGIKAGLSLNPATSLEGLDYIIQDLDLVLLMSVNPGFGGQKFLPLVLDKLQAFKKRFPNYQGVLEVDGGINLQNASLLASCGANLLVVGSYLFNHQDPKNALLELQAIS